caaatgaacccccaAACCCATccacccattttttgcctacaccccccattttttgcctagcaggcttcattttttttaaccttttaaaaaatgctttttttgaaaaaccctttaaaagcatttttttacaaccttttcggccggatacgttgtaaaaaaaaatgctttttaaagtaattttaaaaaaaggctctgacgatcacgtggctcagttgggcatacggtgggggggcagggatttttgctaccggttctccgaaccacctgctgccatcgctaccggatcagccgatccggtccgaaccgggagcatttcacccctgcctccgagGTCCTTTCCAGATCTGTTATTCTCTTAAAAATAAGGAGGACTCACCATCCCTTTGCTTCGAGCTTTCGGACACTGAAGATCTGCGATGACGGCCGTGCAAAGGCTGACGTTCCCTTTGCTGACCCCGCCCAGGACTCTGGAGCAAAGGAAGAGTTCGAAGCTCCTGGAAATGGCCCACAGAGAATAAGACGCCACGAGGCCAagctgcaaggggaaaaaaaagaagagattttagCCTTCTCTGAGAAGAGGTTGCTGACGTCGGGGCACTTCTTGGTTTGTTCCACTTGGAGGAAACAGCTCAGACAAGgagagggagtccttgacttacaacagttcctttagtgaccgaagttgctACATGTTCTgatccagctccccaaacacaacaaaccctctgcaGTTGAAGCAATTATTCCTTTATTAGGGGTGCCGGCgcccccagcaaaaagtttctctctcaacgccGGGTCTCTCTCAACTCTCTcaagtctgtccggcagggagataaatagttgtctgccacacctattcatctccaccccctgcctttgatccccagagctagggtggggctttgcgtgcagtggtggctcttctgtcccgagAACCGGCCCATAGGTTTCCACTGctttcctctcctctgccttctgtgcatccatgcgtcaggcactggacccaactGTTCCGTACTTgtgaggtagataaaatgaggacccagatagttgggggcaagaggctgaatctctaaaccgcttagagggggctgtaaagcactgtgaagcgatatataagtaggTGCTACTGCTAGAACgacccttcctaccttccttccttccttccttccttccttccttccttccttccttccttccttccttccttccttccttccttctttccttcctagtaATTAGAATGCAgggttgcaggctaactctgccaactgcaaccagttcaatcctgaccggctcaaggttgactcagccttccgtccttccaagttcagtaaaacgaggacccagattgttgggagcaagaggctgactctgtgaaccgcttagagggggctgtaaaagcactttgaagcggtatataagtctaagtgctatttgctagtccttccttccgttctatttcctttcttccttcctttcttctttccctccctcccttccttgtcatgatggcacagtgcttagaatgcagtgtttaaggctaattctgcccactttctcgagttcgattctgaccggctcaaggttgactccgccttccctccttccgaggtcggtaaaatgaggacccagattgttgggcaaaatatgctgcctctgtaaaccgcctagagagggctggaaagcaccatgaagtgggaTATAAGTCTGTTGGCTCCTCTCTGGGCTGAAACCAACGTACCGCAGTGACCAGCAGAGCTGGTCGCCTCCCGAAGGAATCGGAGGCGGCGCCGGTGAGTGGTGAGGCCAGAAACTGAAGCAGTGAAAACAGGGAGCCGATAAGACCTGGAAGAGAAGATCGAAGATGGGGAGGTTCCGCGGGTTGCAAGCCGTCTTCCGTCTGCTGACCCCCAACTTAGTTTTACCTCTTTTGTTTCCACCACTAAGTAAAGTATTCAAAGCAGGAGTGTTCTaaccactttaagacctgtggacttcaacttccagaattccactgGGAGAatttgctgggggattctgggagttgaagtcccaccggTCTTTAAAAGTCGCCGAGATTTGGAAAAGCCCTGCTTCTAAAGAAGTGCCAAAGGGGAACGCACGGCCAACTTGCCGCGGCCAACTCACCGCGAGAGACGACTCGCCACGGGACCAGAGTTACGCTAATACCAAAGACGTGGTGTAACAGAACCattaaaggaaggagggagaagatgaAAGGCGAATGACAAACCATAAAAcaaagttttaattgttttaaataaattaaagcgTGGAATTGTCCcgcggcgagttggccatggcaaattgtcccattccGTGTTGTGGTTTCCGCCCCTCCTGTGCCTTGCAGCCTCCCCCCAGTTCTTGGGACACCAGCCCGGCCAGGGACCCATCTCCAAGACCCAAAATGCCCGTTAGGCAGAGGGCGAATGACCTCCAGACCAGGCACCAACTGAGGCAACACCCTGCGATaaaggccagaggtgggtttcagccggttctgacccgttctggagaaccggtggcggaaattttgagtagtttggagaaccggtagtaaaaattctgactggccccgcccccatctattctctgcctcccgagtcccagctgatgagaaggaaatggggattttgcagtaactttcccctggagtggggtgggaatggagattttgcagtatccttcccctagattggggacagaatggagattttacagtatccttcccctgccacgcccaccaagccacgcccaacaagcacaagccacgcccaacaagccacacccacagaactggcagtaaaaaatttttgaaacccatcactgaataAAGGAAATTAATTTCCTACCTCCAAACAAGACGCTGTTGTACTTCCTTTCCGGCGGAATGCCAAGACTGCCACTGAACCAGTCCACGCCGGCTTGTACCCTCCTGTAGAGCCCATcctaggaagaaggaaagaaattggGCAAGAAGGCGGAGTTAGGGGAGCCATCTCCGGGCCCATTTCTTTCTGCTGGAATGATTGTGGTATTTATGGCAGCCTTCCAAgattggaggggctgccccaaagaagagaggttcaacttattctccaaagcgccagaagtacaaacttgatggtcattaccttacagatgacccccaccctgtcaaagaccttggagttttcatatccaatgaccttaatgccaaagcccactgcaactacataggaaaaaaggccctaagagttgtaaacctaatcttatgcagcttcttttccaaaaactctacactactaaccagagcatacaaaacatttgatagacctattcttgaatacacctcacctgtctggaaccctcaccacatctctgacattaatacaattgaacgcgtccagaaatattttactagaagagttcttcgcttctccgaaaacaacaaaataccttatgccaccagacttgaaatcctgggattagaaaacttacaactccgtcgacttcgacatgacctgtgtttaacacacaaaatcatctactgcaatatccttccagtaaaagactacttcagcttcaatcgcaatattacaagagcaaaaaatagattcaagctaaatgtcaaccgcttcaaacttgattgcagaaaatatgacttctgcaacagagttgttaatgcttggaactcattacctgactccatagtctctactcaaaatcccaaaatcttcaaccaaaaactgtctactattgacctcaccccattcctgagagggctataaggggcgtgcataagagcacaatagtgtctacccttcctgtcctattgttcctttcattatattaaattaacatagctgttgcatacttttacttatatatacatatttttctttcatgatatgttgtttttatttatgacgatgtttgtgtatactgttgtgacaaaaataaataaataaataaataaataaataaataaataaataaataggcaggaCAACAAAACAATTCAggatagaagcaacctggaattaaggagaaacttcccgacaACTTGTCCTCCCGAATtgtgaggacaattcaccagtggaacatcttgcctccagaagttttggttgctccatgactggaggcttttaagcagagatattgtctaaaatggtagagggtctctttcttgggcagggggttgggctagaagacctccaaggttcccttccagctctattctgaattgagtTCTAGCCCTGACTTAGTTTATCTCTCTCAGCACaaaccacttcacagggttgttgttgttttggtggagaataagaggaggaaggttttcttttccaaaaagtctacactactaaccagagcatgtaaaacatttgctagaccaattcttgaatacagctagcctgtctggaacccatatcacatctctgacattaacacaattgaatgcgtccagaaatattttacaagaagagttctccattcctccgaaaacaacaaaataccttatgccaccagacttgaaatcctgggattagaaaacttacaactccgtcgacttcgacatgacctgtgtttaacacacaaaatcatctactgcaatatccttccagtaaaagactacttcagcttcaatcgcaatattacaagagcaaaaaatagattcaagctaaatgtcaaccgcttcaaacttgattgcagaaaatatgacttctgcaacagagttgttaatgcttggaactcattacctgactccatagtctctactcaaaatcccaaaatcttcaaccaaaaactgtctactattgacctcaccccattcctgagagggctataaggggcgtgcataagagcacaaaagtacctaccgttcctgtcctattgttcccttcattgtatcaaattaacatagctgttgcatacttttacttatatatacgtatttttctttcatgatgtgttatttttatttatgacgatgtttgtgtatattgttgtgacaaaataaataaataaataaataaataaataaataaataaataggcaggaCAACAAAACAATTCAggatagaagcaacctggaattaaggagaaacttcccgacaACTTGTCCTCCCGAATtgtgaggacaattcaccagtggaacatcttgcctccagaagttttggttgctccatgactggaggcttttaagcagagatattgtctaaaatggtagagggtctctttcttgggcagggggttgggctagaagacctccaaggttcccttccagctctattctgaattgagtTCTAGCCCTGACTTAGTTTATCTCTCTCAGCACaaaccacttcacagggttgttgttgttttggtggagaataagaggaggaaggttttcttttccaaaaagtctacactactaaccagagcatgtaaaacatttgctagaccaattcttgaatacagctagcctgtctggaacccatatcacatctctgacattaacacaattgaatgcgtccagaaatattttacaagaagagttctccattcctctgaaaacaacaaaataccttatacaccagacttgaaatcctaggcttagaaaacttagaactccgccgactccgacaggacctctgtgtttaacacacagaatcatctactacaatgtccttcctgttgaagactacttcagcttcaatcgcaataatacaagagcaaacaatagattcaaacttaatgttaaccgcttcaatcttgattgcagaaaatatgacttcagtaacagagttgttaatgcttggaactcactacctgactctgtggtctcttctcaaaatcccaaaaacctcaaccaaaaactgtctactattgacctcaccccattcctaagaggactgtaaggggcgtgcataagagcacaaaagtgcctaccgttcctgttctattgtttcctttcattatatatacgcttatatgttgtatggttgtttcatgcttatgcttatatatactgttgtgacaaaataaaaaaataaaaaaaggtgtgTTGGGTATATTTGAGTTGTTTTCGAATTTGATAAAGGTGGGAtatcaatcgatcgatcgatcaatcaaaTTATCCTGCCAAGATGGGAAACACGCTGTTCGGTCATTTTCCTGATCCCAGAAGCATCTTTTCCTCCCCTAAAAAACATCACTTCGAACATCCACTCCCGCCAAGCGCATCCTCTTTATCGCagtcttctcccccctcccccaatacaTCAAATAACCTTCTCATCTTTCACCTCTTATCTATGAACAAAGCTTCAAAGCTCCATCGTTCAGTCCCTGATGTCAGCAAAACTCTGGAAGAGTTACCGGAGAGAACAACGCACCTATTTTAGCCTTGATCAAATAAGTCACCTTTACATTCCTTCCGCTTATGTTAACTTTTAATCTGaaatggttgtttttttaaaaaaatattctttctttttacttttaatctTCTGAAATAAAGTCCGGAAACTtgatttcttctctctctcttttttttcttttgtcccttctcacaaaatCCTTCACCATTTTAAAAGATCTTTTCACATGAGCTTTTCCAGGAAGGGGTTGCTGGACTGGCCTTAAGCAACCTTGGGGTATTCGTTGCAAAGTTTGCAAAAACAGCCGTGTTGCATTTTCTCGTTTCTGTTTGGAGTGTGTTCCTTTCTAAGGAACTTCCTTTCTAAGATGAGAGAAGAGTATCACACTCCAGCGTTCAGCTGTTGGgatacttcctttttttttaaaaaaaatatttttttattgcaatttatCCTTTATCCGTTGGGATACTTCCTTATTTTAAGTTTCACGATTAGGAAACCCTGTGCCCACCATTCCTGCTCCTGCCCATTGCTTAGAGGAAGcggtaaccatattgaattctccTGTATCGTGCGGTGATGGGGAATCTTTTAGAGACCGAATGCCcaagctgcaaccccaaaatccCACTTATTTATCACGaagtgccaacacggcaattcaacctggaaaatgaggttttactacctaaagtAATGATAAGCAAGGCTAgaattcagctaattgttctaagaaaaaatgtgataaatgcacttttataccccttcattttttttctgcttctgaaatattatgtttagcaacaataaaaaagaaaaacttttgtaatattatttctctttccctccctctctctttcccctctccctctttctctctctttccctccctttcttcctctttccctcccttctccttttctctttctctctctttccctccctctccctctctttccttccctccctccctccctctttttctttctctctttccctctctctttctctttccctccctccctccctttctttatctttctctctctctcctcctctctttcctctctttcctcctctctctctctcttcctccctcctccctttctttctctcctcctccctcttccttccctcctccctctcttctctttctctctcctctctttctctttcctctccctcctcctctctctttcctctttctctttctctcctctctttctctttcctctctttcctcctccctttctctcttcctcctctcctctctttcctctcctcctttctcctcctgcgGGAAAAACGCGATGGAGCTGGCCTGGGGCAATGGCCCATGTGCCCATACAGAGGGCTcttaatgccacctctggcacacatgcgatAGGTTCGCCACactggtatagtgcaatattaatgcagtatccgggattttcaataccattgtatagaatgtgagGGAGGTGTGTTTTTGTAttattcctattttctttttaatgcataATGTACGccaaagatggcatttaatttcgttgtgcgcggtgcaatgacaataaagtcaaCCAACTTCGGTTCGTGCAGATAATAACGTCCCTGGTTGTACTCGCACGTTTGAATAAGGGCAAAAATGATTGGATTTTGGAACGcggctgcatttttatttttattttttttactcacGTTGTTCTGGCTGAAATGATCCAGTATGGAAGGCAGGAGGGGCAGAATTAGGGTGAAGCCCAGGAGATCGATGAGCAGCGAGAGAAACACCGCAAAAATGACACGGGAGGAGTTTTCCTCTGCCCTCCCGACGCCTGGATCCACTCGTGACATCTTCTGGAGGAATCCCTTCGTCCGCTGTGGTCTCAAAATCACCactccggctggggaattctgggagttgaagtcctcgggTCTTatcgctgccaaggttggagagccctggaatACAATGAGGGGCATCGTgcttgtgaccaaggcccaagtagggaTTACTAAACAcgattcagtcctcaacaaacttgctttattaaaacagctgagaattcattcattctcagcttcgtccataacaaaattcttcataaacagtccttcggccttatcaccaaccttcaatgtctttggcaacctgccaaaggcttttcttggccaaaccccccacaaagttcaagagacgctgacaagaagcaatggaatcaacgttgcttttccgcAAAGAACCCAaaagctcgttgctgctcttttaagccttatgggagcggccaatcatctcctggccttactcctgagttgtcctttttgcttcagctgctcttgccttctggaagctcttcttatgcatgcactgggaacaggctccttctgtttctctgcctctctgctgtccacctctggaggctccagagtctgcacatcgctcccagatggccctggccacatctctgcctccgacgcagagccctcatccgggcctttccctgactccaggactgacccattgtcctccccagcctcctcactatctgactccgctgccagctccataggctgctggcagaccacaacacatcaTGGGGGCAGGGGTCTGGATTTAGTCCCCCAGAACACACAAGTCAGACAAGAAGGGGAAGGAAACAAAGCTGGCAATTGAGCAGAGATTCCCTGAGCTGCTACACTTTTACAGgcggtcttcgacttacaaccgcaaccgagccccagatttctgttgctaagtgagacattcgctttggtgaattttgccccgttttctgCGACCTTTCCGGCTGCCGTttgtttgttaagcgaatcggtgCCGTCGCGAAGTTAGtagcacggttcttaagtgaaactggtttttccccgttgactttggttATCACAAGGTCGTGGAAGGGGATCAcgggacaaacacacacacatccggGGacgctgcgactgtcataaatgtgagtcagttgccaaagcatctggattttgatcacgtggccacagGGAGCCGCGGCGGTCATaagggtggggaaaaaaagggtccgtaagtcgcttttttcagtgctgttgtaacttccaaccgtcactaaatgaactgttttaaatcaaggactatgtgagtgtgtgtgtatgtctgtgtgtaaaTAGCAGCCTTACAGTTACAGCAGGTGAAACAGGAACTCAAGACATGCTGCAGAGCTCCAGACGCGGAGTTGCAATTTTAAATTTCCCCAAGGAAAGATAAGGTGGTGGGCGGCTTCTTCCTTGGATGCCCCACCATCCCATGCCAGGGGTCTCTGCCCGCCCAGAGATCCCACCCACCTCTCTCTGCTTCCCAAGCACAAGGcagcctctccccctccccttgaaGCTAGGGGCTACTGAGCTGGCTGGATGAAAATCCGGGTAGGGGGGAGAGCCTTCATTCTTGTCTCCCATCCCTACCTCCCTACTCCCCATGCCgcccccttctcctcccccctctccccaattCCCTTCCTGCCAGCCAAGAGGGGccggggatgggatgggagaccaccaggggcTCCCCGGCAGGTTGGATGAAAGAACCAGGTCGAGGGTCATCCATTCCTGCCCCcccaccctctctccctcccccctccaagccATCTCAATTGCACCccctttccaccccaccccaatccCCGCCCTTTCCCCCTTCGATGGACCTAGAAGGGCCAGGATGGAtgggacacacacacccctccagagGTTCCCGGGCAGGCTGGATGAAAAAACCGGGTTGAGGGTCCTTCATTCGtgacccccttccctccctccttcccttgctggccccttctcctccccccctccccaattcccctcccatgGGCCcagagggatgggatgggagaccaccaggggcTCCCGGGCAGGTTGGATGAAAGAACCAGGTCGAGGGTCCTTCATTCcaacccctccctttctcctccctccttcccttgctggccccttctcctccccccctccccaattccccTCCTATGGGCCcagagggatgggatgggagaccaccaggggcTCCCGGGCAGGCTGGATGAAAGAACCAGGTCGAGGGTCCTTCattccaaccccccctcccctttctcctccccttgccgccccctcctcctccctccccctccccaattccccCCCCGCGAGAGGGGACGGGAGACCACCCGGAAATCCCCCCTCCGGCTGGCCTGAGCGGGAAGAGATCCGACGGAGAAGGAGGGTGGTGTTGGGGGGGTCCTGCCGCCCCCAGCCCTACCTCCCACCCCGCAGGACAGCTCACCTCCAGCTCCCGCAGGCGGGGAGAGCCCGGACAGCCCCCGGCTTGGAGGAGGCGCCGATGCTCCGGTTCCTTCCtccggggctgggggggggggagtgggcggCTCAGCCCATCCCCGAGCCCGGCTTCCCCCGCCCGCCTGCCCGCCTCCCTCCACTCCCCAAGGCCGGGCGGCTCCTTCCTCTTCCGGGGACCGGAGCATCGGAGCAGCCCACCGCCCCgcattcccccagccagccacccaAACCTGGCGCAGCGCATCTTCCAGCGGAGCAAATGATGCTGCTTAGAAAGGCTTAGAAAAGaccccgagagagagagagagacggagggagaccCTCGGGCTGGGCTGACCTGGCAGGGGATCCGCCGGTCTCCGGAGTTGCCGGAGGCTGGGAAGCAGCCGAGGGGATCCCCTAGATCCCCGGCCCGATCGCTGCAAGCGGGATCTCCGCGGAATGGCCCCAGCGAGCGACTTCCGCGAGGCGTTGGCCGCCCGCGGTGATTCAAGGCGGCTGTGGCGGGGATCCgagctctctttctttctttctttctttctttctttctttctttctttctttctttctttctttctttctttcttccttccttccttccttccttccttccttccttccttccttccttccttccttttgtcacacagtatatataagcgtaagcatgaaataactatacgatatataagcatatatataagcgtaagtatgcaataactatatgaaattggatacaatcaaggggaacaataggacaggaacggtaggcacgtttgtgctcttatgcacgccccttgcagacttcttaggaatggggtgaggtcaatagtagatagtctttggttaaagctttggggattttgggaagagaccacagagtcagggagtgcattccaggcattaacagctctgttgctgaagtcatattttctgcaatcgagattggagcggttcacattaagcttaaatctattgtgtgcttgtgtattgttgcaactgaagctgaaacaGTCTTGGacaggatttttttaattttattttaattttatttatttattttgtcacacagtatatataagcataagcagaaaattactatacaatatataagcgtatatataagcgtaagtatgcaataactatatgaaattggatacaaccaaaggaaacaataggacaggaacggtaggcatgcttatgttcttatgcatgccccttacacacctcttaggtcaacagtagacagtttttggttaaagctttggggattttgggaagagaccacagagtcaggtagtttattccatgcattaacaactctgttactgaagtcatattttctgcagtcaatcaATCTTCCCCGATCCTTCTTTCTCTTTGGCTATTCTGGAGGGAATCCTTTCCTCGGAGGGCTTTGAACCCGGGAGGGagttttggggggcgggggggctgtgCTTGCAGGATGGTaacaggaggaagggaagggtctgtggagatcatctagtccaacccccacccctggCTCACGCTGGAGagacctgcactagggattcgaaccgccggacttttctgatcgacaagctcggcgtcttggccactgagccacctaatcaGGCAAAATAACCATAAcaaagagttagaagggaccttggaggtcgtctagtccaacccacctctgCTCACCCGGGAGAGACCTGCACTAGCGATTTGAACTTTGTCGGCAGATGgacagttcgaattcctagttttttaagggttgttttaattatggtgtatgtttctgtttgtattttatttgcctgttcaccgccctgagtccttcgggagaagggcggtatacaaattaaaatattattattattattattattattaactgccgacctttctgatggacaagctcagcatcctggcCACTGAATCAggcaaaataacaataacaaacaaGCTGGTGTAGCCTCTTAGCCATGtgaatgttctgacctaggtttcctgagaaagcataaatcGCACTTAGTCCCCAAAAACCCTTTTTTATTgagacggctgtgaattatggtcattcacagcccCTAATGATTCAGTCTGTGCAGATTCCGACAGACTCAGTCTTTCAGGgtaatgttgataagcacccgcctttatctcccttgaaacgctACCAGGGACCTAATTGCCCATTAGTTTTGCAAGTCcaaacggagcacagagtcaaacggagcacagagtcaaacggaGCTTCTCAGACcttgaattgactatatgaactaattgcttcctgcaaaggttcACGttcgtttgctcctcttttatgtcttatgggaggggccaatcatctccaagccttactcctgagttgcccttttttttctggattgttcttgccttctggcagctctgcgcttgcgtgcactgggaacaggctcccgctgttcttctgcctcgctgatgtcagattccggaGGCAGCATGTAActctaccagatggccctggccccctctctgcctccgacacagagccctcatctgagccttccccagactccaggactggcccacgtgcCTCCCCAAACTCCTCACTGTGcgactctgctggccgctggcgggccacaatagTGAAGAGTGGCCTTTGGATCCATCGCTAGCAAGGGGGAACCTCAAGTCTGACAGGCAAGTTCACCCATTCTGAAAAAACTAAGTATCCAACGGAGGCAAAAACGGCAACAAAATTTATCAAACGCATGATACAATTTTATTtagaaacaagttttttttttaaatccagaaaaaaaacctgTACCCGTCCGATTTAAAAACGATCAAAACGTTCCGGGAAATTCTAATAATTTAAATATCCTTGGTTTATCTTCTGAGGTATTATCATCTGGGAATAATTTAACGCTTTTTCCTCTTGAGTGCTTTCCAATCGCCTTCCTGCTGAGCAAGACTTTGGAAGAGTTGCttcactttcctttttctttcagaatccctgaaaaagcaaattaaattaaattaaattaaattaaaatcatcAAACTGCGATCATAT
This DNA window, taken from Ahaetulla prasina isolate Xishuangbanna chromosome 8, ASM2864084v1, whole genome shotgun sequence, encodes the following:
- the MFSD10 gene encoding major facilitator superfamily domain-containing protein 10 isoform X1, with the protein product MRGGGLLRCSGPRKRKEPPGLGEWREAGRRAGEAGLGDGLSRPLPPPQPRRKEPEHRRLLQAGGCPGSPRLRELEGSPTLAAIRPEDFNSQNSPAGVVILRPQRTKGFLQKMSRVDPGVGRAEENSSRVIFAVFLSLLIDLLGFTLILPLLPSILDHFSQNNDGLYRRVQAGVDWFSGSLGIPPERKYNSVLFGGLIGSLFSLLQFLASPLTGAASDSFGRRPALLVTALGLVASYSLWAISRSFELFLCSRVLGGVSKGNVSLCTAVIADLQCPKARSKGMAMIGLAFSLGFTLGPMLGAFLALETEKDQVFYTRAAIFATIFALADFLFIFTCLPETLPKEKRVSSVVSGFQSAFNLISPWALFRFSAVREKMGGASRDSLQILGLVYFLYLFLFSGLEYTLGFLVHQHFHFSSLEQGKMFFFIGVTMAVIQGGYTRRIVPGAELRMVKIAIMLSAPGFLLIGWSANIIILGAGLLFYSFAAAIVVPCLSTVVSSYGLDSQKGTVMGILRSLGALARALGPVASATVYWLAGAEVCFTVCASLFLLPFVLLRCMPKQSKQE